In the genome of Sciurus carolinensis chromosome 3, mSciCar1.2, whole genome shotgun sequence, one region contains:
- the LOC124978989 gene encoding 40S ribosomal protein S15a-like yields the protein MLQSNTTYIECLRKEFLLANIKISLFPPSFRAAITVRMNVLADALKSINDAEKRGKHQCLIRPCSNVIVWFLTVMMKHGYIGEFEIIDDHRAGRIVVNFTGKLNKCGVISPRLDVQLKDLEKWQNNLLPSRQFGLIVLTTSAGIMDHKEAK from the coding sequence ATGCTTCAAAGCAACACAACATACATAGAGTGTCttagaaaagaatttttactAGCAAACATAAAGATATCACTCTTTCCGCCATCTTTTCGTGCCGCCATAACAGTGCGCATGAATGTCCTGGCTGATGCCCTCAAGAGCATCAACGATGCCGAAAAGAGAGGCAAACACCAGTGCCTTATTAGGCCATGCTCCAACGTCATCGTCTGGTTTCTGACTGTGATGATGAAGCATGGTTACATTGGTGAATTTGAAATCATTGATGATCACAGAGCTGGGAGAATTGTTGTCAACTTCACAGGGAAGTTAAACAAGTGTGGAGTGATCAGCCCCAGACTTGAtgtacagctcaaagacctagaaaaatggcagaataatcTGCTCCCATCCCGTCAGTTTGGTTTAATTGTATTGACAACCTCAGCGGGCATCATGGACCAcaaagaagcaaaatga